CACGGTCTCGGCCAGGGGCCACGGGCACTCCATCAACGGACAGGCGCAGACCAACAATGGGGTCGTCATTGAAATGAACGGCGGCGGATCATCAGGAAGAGTTATGAGTCAGGTAAGAAGTGGGTCGGGTCGGGTTTCGGAGAAGGGTATGTACGTGGACGCCTGGGGTGGGGAGCTGTGGATAGATGTGCTGAGGAGCACGCTGGAATATGGACTCGCACCAAAGTCGTGGACGGACTACTTGTACTTGTCGGTCGGAGGAACCCTCTCCAACGCGGGTATCAGCGGCCAAGCGTTCAATCATGGCCCTCAGATTAGCAGTGTTGATGAGCTCGACGTTGTTACAGGTTCCAAATTTAATCATATCactcttgttttgtttttgtttgcctttctttctaatttcccctaatttatttgtaagtgTTTGCATGGTGTATATTACAAAGTTTaaatattgtttgttttactGATATAAGCGTGGACGTAATAGAGAGAAAGGTAGTTAATCTCTTGTGTGTGTAGCATTAGCATATTAATTAAGTATACCCGTCACATGGCCTGGTTtgttacatatatatcacCAACCAATCGATCTAACAATATATATTCTCATCATGACATTATTAAGTTTGTTGCCGTTGCTGCCAATTGAAGTGCTTGTCTTTATGTATATGATCAATGGCAAATCGATCTCTTCTGTAGCTAGCTAGCATATGATTATTGGAATGACCTAACTGTTTGTTAAACAGGCAGGGGCGAGCTATTGACATGTTCAGAAGAGAAAAACTCAGAGCTGTTCCACGCTGTTCTTGGTGGGTTAGGGCAATTTGGAATCATCACTAGGGCTAGAATTGCTCTCGAACCTGCCCCCCAAAGGgtatctttctctctctctctctctctctctcttccctcttccctcttccctctcatattattataattagtTGTTTCAATagaaatgggttttggttgGGTTCCACCTTCCCATGGTGGGACAAAAACAAGTCCTAAAAAGCAAGGTATGATGAGCTTGACCTACCAAAGGGGTTTCGTAGGGATCGAATATGGGTCCATGTCCATGAATTGGAGCTTTTTGAACCCATTATTCAAACGGGTATTCTATAGCTGGCAATGTTGTTGACGTGTCCTCTTTGCTTCTTTAACTAACATGGTCTCTTTCTCtattccctttttattttattttttattattgcttTATTTGCTGCCATTGTCAAACAGGTGAGGTGGATCCGAGTACTGTATTCCAACTTTTCGGCTTTTACCAAAGATCAGGAATTCCTCATCTCTCTGCATGGGCAACCCTCCACCCACAAGTTCGATTATGTCGAGGGTTTCGTGATTGTAGATGGAGGCCTCATCAACAATTGGAGGTCGTCTTTCTTCTCTCCTAGCAACCCTGTCAAAATCACCTCTATTAATTCTCAAGGGGGTGTTTTATATTGCTTGGAGATTACGAAAAACTACCATGAATCAAGCGCTGATACAATTGACCAGGTATTAATTTGTATACGTtatagttttattaattaggtGGTTGGTGATTAGTCTTCAATTAGCTAGCTATCAATCCATAGGCCTCATTAGTCCAACcaacatataaatacatatagtCGTAATTTCAGGCATGCAAGTTATGTATAATTTCTACGAATATAcaccaacccaacccaacccactaaaaatataaaagtactttttttttgtataaaaaccTAGAGAAATACGAAAGAgtggtaaataaatattataaataagtGATGGCGTCGTGCATGCAGCATGCTAAAGCAACACCAGCTTCGAGAAAGAAaacgtacatatatatataatattagaATAAAGAGATAGCTCGCTGGAGCAACAATTCAACAGTTGGTTGGTAATCTCAGACTTTAAAGACTAATTAATTAGAGTGGCTATCTATCATTGTACACGTATTGAAACCAATAAGAGAGCAAGGTTTTTGAAGCTAGATTGATCGATCAATAATATTTCAGGGTCCCCACTAAACCTCGATTATATGATTAGCCACTACAAAATGTAATTAACAAGAAAACATGGAAGATCTGCGATCTATTATCTTATTCAAACCTAAGATTCAATACAagctttttttcaaaattgctTCTAATTGTATATTACTAAATCTAATAAGCCGCCCAACTCACCAAATTATTCCTCTTGAATGGAACTTATCCTGACAAAAGCAACACTTTGGTTTGGTAGcagctttctttctttactcTACTttgattgtatttttttttaactccaaataatttaaaattgtgagttggggttttgtttttcacgCAGGAAATAGAGggtttgttaaaaaaattggattttgtACCCACGTCGGTCTTCACAACGGATCTTCCTTACGTGGATTTTCTGGACCGGGTCCACAAGGCCGAGCTGAAGCTCCGGTCCAAGAGTTTGTGGGACGTGCCTCACCCATGGCTCAACCTTTTTGTCCCCAAATCAAGGATTTCTGACTTCGATAAGGGGGTGTTCAAGGGTATTTTGGGCAATAAGACAAGCGGGCCCATCCTTATTTACCCCATGAACAAAGACAAGTAAGTACTTATGCTGTTTTcattgcatgcatgcatgactGCAAACAAAACGATAGATAGCTGTTGATATTGCATCCATTATTTTAACAAGAATAAAATATGAATCTAGGTTAACGTTGTTGCCTTTTATTTGTTGAGCCTATCTCTAAGCAGCATTTATGGTAAATTTTCCATAAAGACAAATAGAATCTTTTATGACACCAGCTGCGGTGCAGACCTTTGTTAATAATGAAGGGTTTGGAACTTGAAGAACATATATGCTTTTGTATTCATATATTTCGGGTCAGATTTAGGAGACAAATTTTAACACCACATCCATCGTCTTCACCATTACTCATAATCTTGGATATATGCGTAATTTAATAAACCTTCTTTTTCAAGGAAGTCCTCATTATTCACATGACAAGATGTGAATAGTTGTCAATCTGTCTACGGATGGACTATGGCTTTTGGTCTTTAGATGATATGATGGAGAGGTAAAGTCCATAGTTAGGCAGCCAAAACACTTGGACTTGGTCCAGGACCACACGCACAAACACTAAtctggggttttttttttctggggtTGGGTGGAAAAGCCAATAAAGGCGACGGTGGAGATCATCCAACTGGAAAGTTTCTGGTGTCGGTAGATCCACTGATGGGATGTTATCCATGTCGTTTACATGCTAGCTCCAGAAACATAGTCGTTACTACTACAGTACATGTTAACATAATCTACATAAGTTTATGATAATTATGTTAGCATCAGTCGTCTACGCAAGCTAATGACTGTATATCATTCAATATGTTATGAGATTCAATTGCATCCACGGACAATGACTCACATAAGCTCTACGCAAGGTTACAGTTTTAATGGAACGACCCGTCACCCTCCTCCACTGTCCACAATGGTGGAGTGGGTCTTGCTGATGATCAAATCCAAACAACCAAATACGCATCCATCTTGCACAGTGCCACGCTACACACATCTTGCAGATCCaatccaaattccaaaaacATGTTTTGCTCACTGGCTTTTATGTGGTTTTGATTCTGTGTAGGTGGGACCAGAGGAGTTCGGTGGTGACACCCGATGAGGACATCTTTTACCTAGTGGCATTGCTAAGATCCGCCTTGGATACTGGCGATGAGACCCACACCTTGGAGCACCTGACCAATCAGAACCGCCAGATCCTCAAATTCTGTGATGATGCAGGCATCAAGGTGAAACAGTACCTTCCCCACTACACTACACAGGAGGAGTGGATGGACCACTTTGGAGATAAGTGGGGCCAATTTTACCAGAGGAAGATGGATTTCGACCCCCGGCGCATTTTAGCCACTGGCCAACGTATTTTTAGCCCATCCTCTTCCGTTCCAATTTCTAATCACGGTGGTGATAAATTGTTGTCAATTTCTTGATGACCACTAAAACGTAGAAAACCGCACATAATCGATAATTTTTAGGGATAGCATAGTTCTAAGCTCTTGTACATACACTACTGGCAGGAAGATGAAATATTTTTGATAATCAAACGAGCGCGGTTGTTATTAGTTTTAGGGTGTGGTGAGGTTCAGGAGTTGTTCGGTGAGGGCTAGACGGTGGAACGGTGGAACGGTGGGTTCCATTACCGTGATCTGCATATGTCATGTTGTTGTATGCAGCGCCCGTGATCCCGAGTTCCCGACACCGCGTGTCCTGGTTTTTGCCTCTGGGTCTTAACGTTTTTTGTCCTCAACTTCTTCGAACCCAGTTCCTTCACGATTTGGCAATTTACTGTCTTACCCTTTTTAGAATGGTCGGTAATATGAACTACAGCATTGTAAATTTAGTCTATTAAAACACTCACGTAAATATTTTCATCACatattaagaaacaaaaatcagTTCGCATAATATAAGCACTTTATTCTCTGGTCCACCAGTAACATCTAAGGTCACTCCAGCTGTCGCTTGCATGGATCTTCATGATTCTCTGAACCAAGTTGCTTCCCAAATTTTCTCAATGCGATTGAATATATCGTTTTCTTTCTCACTGATGTGCCATCAGCCACTAATTTGACAGCCTATACGTACATAAGAGTTGTCAAACACCCGAACGTTCATGATCAAGAGAGACAGCAGAAAATGACTAAACATAGGGCTTAAAGGTGGTCACCAAGAGGAGAGTCTTGAGTGAGGCGGTCCAGCCACGTTATCCCACGACCACTCTCACAAGAAAGACATCCTTTTCTTGTGAGAATGGTTGTACGAGTGTGATGTGGTACTGCCCCAACCAAGACCTCCATAATGAGATCCATCTGCTGCATCAAATCCATCACATTATGCCATTGCGAATTTTCCTCAATGAAATGTTCCACTATGATGTTATATTGTAAACAGTAGAAGAGATCTCCTTAATGATTTTGTAAAATATGGAAAGTGCATTTCAACCACTAGTAAAATGAATATGCAAGAAGCCTTGGATATACACGCtcttgtgaaaaaaaataacatgcGATATACTCGAAAAGAAGTTGTTACCGTAGAAAGGCTATGCCCATTGGAAATCAAATCTCTTAACTCATCCTCAAGCTGAGACTCTGATGGTGTTTCAACCGGagaattttcctttctttcaaCTAACACTGTAATTTCACCTCTTGGTGTCCGAGTAGAAAACACTTCTTCAGCTTCTCCCAATGTACCCCGCCAAAACTGATGAGGCATCAAACTTTGGGACATCATATAATAAGTCAAAATCGCAACATGAAATTAACGGAGtagtaattttgtttgtgAAAAAACATGCTAGCATTTAAAAATAGACGAATTGAACCATCAAGATAATAATTCACTGAATTCACAATCTAGATTCTCCatatctttgaatttttttctttttgatgaGACCATATCATTGcattttaaattaatagaaAGACAAAGCAATGCtccaaatatatatgaaaatgaaGTACACTCATATAAGGTGCCCCAATTGATTTATTAGTTATTCCCAATGGGATCTGGGGTCCAAGAGGATTGAATCACATTGCTCAAGCACTAGTGAGGTGAGGTCGGTTTGTGTCTAAAATGTCAGACAAGCAACGCACAGCCCAAAAGGAATTAGAAACTGTGGCTATAATCTA
The window above is part of the Prunus dulcis chromosome 1, ALMONDv2, whole genome shotgun sequence genome. Proteins encoded here:
- the LOC117634236 gene encoding cytokinin dehydrogenase 5, whose product is MATKLLLITFAICRLIVTVGLTVDPTELLRLVVDGQLSVDPSDVDTASKDFGLMTRAEPLAVLHPGSAQDVARLVRAAYSSAHGFTVSARGHGHSINGQAQTNNGVVIEMNGGGSSGRVMSQVRSGSGRVSEKGMYVDAWGGELWIDVLRSTLEYGLAPKSWTDYLYLSVGGTLSNAGISGQAFNHGPQISSVDELDVVTGRGELLTCSEEKNSELFHAVLGGLGQFGIITRARIALEPAPQRVRWIRVLYSNFSAFTKDQEFLISLHGQPSTHKFDYVEGFVIVDGGLINNWRSSFFSPSNPVKITSINSQGGVLYCLEITKNYHESSADTIDQEIEGLLKKLDFVPTSVFTTDLPYVDFLDRVHKAELKLRSKSLWDVPHPWLNLFVPKSRISDFDKGVFKGILGNKTSGPILIYPMNKDKWDQRSSVVTPDEDIFYLVALLRSALDTGDETHTLEHLTNQNRQILKFCDDAGIKVKQYLPHYTTQEEWMDHFGDKWGQFYQRKMDFDPRRILATGQRIFSPSSSVPISNHGGDKLLSIS